From Equus quagga isolate Etosha38 chromosome 3, UCLA_HA_Equagga_1.0, whole genome shotgun sequence, one genomic window encodes:
- the NUDT6 gene encoding nucleoside diphosphate-linked moiety X motif 6 isoform X2 — translation MALPSGNPNPTLRRVGWRSSKIYAAIQQWRSEGRIAVWLHIPILQSRFIAPAASLGFCFHHAESDSSTLTLWLGEGPSRLPGYATHQVGVAGAVFDENTRKILVVQDRNKLKNMWKFPGGLSEPGEDIGDTAVREVFEETGIKSEFRSLLSIRQQHTNPGAFGKSDMYIICRLQPCSFTINFCQHECLRCEWMDLNDLVKTENTTPITSRVARLLLYGYREGFDKIDLTMEELPAVYTGLFYKLYHRKLPDKYKTMTLMD, via the exons ATGGCGCTGCCAAGTGGTAACCCTAACCCAACTCTGAGACGGGTGGGGTGGCGCTCATCTAAAATTTACG CTGCAATACAGCAATGGAGATCTGAAGGTAGAATAGCGGTATGGCTGCACATTCCCATTCTCCAAAGCCGATTTATTGCTCCTGCCGCTTCCCTGGGCTTCTGCTTTCACCATGCAGAATCGGACTCCTCAACGCTCACCCTGTGGCTGGGAGAGGGGCCCAGCAGATTACCAGGATATGCTACACATCAAGTAGGAGTTGCAG GAGCTGTATTTGatgaaaatactagaaaaatattGGTTGTACAAGATCGAAATAAA TTGAAAAACATGTGGAAGTTTCCAGGAGGCTTGTCAGAGCCTGGAGAAGATATTG GAGACACAGCAGTTCGAGAAGTTTTTGAAGAGACTGGCATAAAATCAGAATTCAGATCCCTCCTCAGTATTCGGCAACAGCACACCAATCCTGGAGCTTTTGGGAAGTCAGATATGTACATCATCTGCCGCCTACAGCCGTGTTCATTCACCATAAATTTTTGCCAGCACGAATGCTTACGATGTGAGTGGATGGATCTCAATGACCTGGTCAAGACTGAAAACACGACTCCCATCACCAGCAGAGTTGCTAGGCTGCTGCTGTATGGGTACAGAGAAGGGTTTGACAAGATTGATCTGACCATGGAAGAACTTCCGGCAGTTTACACAGGCTTGTTCTATAAACTCTATCATAGAAAACTGCCAGACAAGTACAAAACTATGACATTAATGGATTAA
- the NUDT6 gene encoding nucleoside diphosphate-linked moiety X motif 6 isoform X3, translated as MGRFSHTNRKLQIIFILLNNMATAIQQWRSEGRIAVWLHIPILQSRFIAPAASLGFCFHHAESDSSTLTLWLGEGPSRLPGYATHQVGVAGAVFDENTRKILVVQDRNKLKNMWKFPGGLSEPGEDIGDTAVREVFEETGIKSEFRSLLSIRQQHTNPGAFGKSDMYIICRLQPCSFTINFCQHECLRCEWMDLNDLVKTENTTPITSRVARLLLYGYREGFDKIDLTMEELPAVYTGLFYKLYHRKLPDKYKTMTLMD; from the exons ATGGGAAGATTCTCTCATACTAACAGGAAACTTCAAATAATCTTTATCCTATTGAACAATATGGCAA CTGCAATACAGCAATGGAGATCTGAAGGTAGAATAGCGGTATGGCTGCACATTCCCATTCTCCAAAGCCGATTTATTGCTCCTGCCGCTTCCCTGGGCTTCTGCTTTCACCATGCAGAATCGGACTCCTCAACGCTCACCCTGTGGCTGGGAGAGGGGCCCAGCAGATTACCAGGATATGCTACACATCAAGTAGGAGTTGCAG GAGCTGTATTTGatgaaaatactagaaaaatattGGTTGTACAAGATCGAAATAAA TTGAAAAACATGTGGAAGTTTCCAGGAGGCTTGTCAGAGCCTGGAGAAGATATTG GAGACACAGCAGTTCGAGAAGTTTTTGAAGAGACTGGCATAAAATCAGAATTCAGATCCCTCCTCAGTATTCGGCAACAGCACACCAATCCTGGAGCTTTTGGGAAGTCAGATATGTACATCATCTGCCGCCTACAGCCGTGTTCATTCACCATAAATTTTTGCCAGCACGAATGCTTACGATGTGAGTGGATGGATCTCAATGACCTGGTCAAGACTGAAAACACGACTCCCATCACCAGCAGAGTTGCTAGGCTGCTGCTGTATGGGTACAGAGAAGGGTTTGACAAGATTGATCTGACCATGGAAGAACTTCCGGCAGTTTACACAGGCTTGTTCTATAAACTCTATCATAGAAAACTGCCAGACAAGTACAAAACTATGACATTAATGGATTAA
- the NUDT6 gene encoding nucleoside diphosphate-linked moiety X motif 6 isoform X1, with protein sequence MPPLPSGVCWRTVLARAHRARLSSGSRGASGDAGCAQDHPAVVGELRGELDRFGGVSVRLGALDRLDAAAFQRGLQAAIQQWRSEGRIAVWLHIPILQSRFIAPAASLGFCFHHAESDSSTLTLWLGEGPSRLPGYATHQVGVAGAVFDENTRKILVVQDRNKLKNMWKFPGGLSEPGEDIGDTAVREVFEETGIKSEFRSLLSIRQQHTNPGAFGKSDMYIICRLQPCSFTINFCQHECLRCEWMDLNDLVKTENTTPITSRVARLLLYGYREGFDKIDLTMEELPAVYTGLFYKLYHRKLPDKYKTMTLMD encoded by the exons ATGCCGCCGCTGCCGAGCGGGGTCTGCTGGCGCACGGTGCTGGCCAGGGCCCACCGCGCCAGGCTCTCTTCAGGGTCCCGCGGGGCGTCAGGCGACGCGGGTTGTGCGCAAGACCACCCGGCCGTAGTGGGCGAGCTGCGGGGAGAGCTGGACAGATTCGGCGGCGTCTCGGTGCGGCTGGGCGCGCTGGACCGCCTGGACGCCGCCGCCTTCCAGAGGGGCTTGCAGG CTGCAATACAGCAATGGAGATCTGAAGGTAGAATAGCGGTATGGCTGCACATTCCCATTCTCCAAAGCCGATTTATTGCTCCTGCCGCTTCCCTGGGCTTCTGCTTTCACCATGCAGAATCGGACTCCTCAACGCTCACCCTGTGGCTGGGAGAGGGGCCCAGCAGATTACCAGGATATGCTACACATCAAGTAGGAGTTGCAG GAGCTGTATTTGatgaaaatactagaaaaatattGGTTGTACAAGATCGAAATAAA TTGAAAAACATGTGGAAGTTTCCAGGAGGCTTGTCAGAGCCTGGAGAAGATATTG GAGACACAGCAGTTCGAGAAGTTTTTGAAGAGACTGGCATAAAATCAGAATTCAGATCCCTCCTCAGTATTCGGCAACAGCACACCAATCCTGGAGCTTTTGGGAAGTCAGATATGTACATCATCTGCCGCCTACAGCCGTGTTCATTCACCATAAATTTTTGCCAGCACGAATGCTTACGATGTGAGTGGATGGATCTCAATGACCTGGTCAAGACTGAAAACACGACTCCCATCACCAGCAGAGTTGCTAGGCTGCTGCTGTATGGGTACAGAGAAGGGTTTGACAAGATTGATCTGACCATGGAAGAACTTCCGGCAGTTTACACAGGCTTGTTCTATAAACTCTATCATAGAAAACTGCCAGACAAGTACAAAACTATGACATTAATGGATTAA